In Chryseobacterium lactis, a single genomic region encodes these proteins:
- a CDS encoding carboxylesterase family protein, translated as MKLKHIPLLLLPLSLPLNAQEIKAELNKEIKRSEKISYILDYPQNAKGNVPLIVFLHGSGERGNNLEMVKAHSPFTYKELIKEPVAILAPQCPADRWWDTVTIYNLIREIQKKYKIDASRIYLTGLSMGGWGTLKLAMEHPEMFAAVASVCAPTDQVMTANIQQYKNLNMKIFHGGIDDVVLPENAFKFYQKLHPVNPSAELVIFPNDNHNSWDSAYSDPKLYEWMLSKKK; from the coding sequence ATGAAATTAAAACATATTCCCCTTTTATTGCTGCCATTGTCCTTACCGCTTAATGCCCAGGAAATAAAAGCAGAACTTAACAAAGAAATTAAAAGGTCAGAAAAGATATCTTATATCCTGGATTATCCCCAGAATGCAAAAGGGAACGTTCCTTTGATTGTCTTTCTTCACGGTTCAGGAGAAAGAGGGAATAATCTTGAAATGGTTAAAGCACACAGTCCTTTTACTTATAAAGAACTAATCAAAGAACCGGTTGCCATTTTGGCTCCGCAATGTCCGGCCGATAGGTGGTGGGATACCGTTACCATTTATAATCTGATCAGGGAAATTCAGAAAAAATATAAGATTGATGCTTCCCGAATTTATCTTACAGGACTTTCTATGGGAGGTTGGGGAACTTTGAAACTGGCAATGGAACATCCTGAAATGTTTGCTGCGGTGGCTTCAGTTTGTGCACCTACGGATCAGGTGATGACCGCCAACATTCAACAATATAAAAATTTGAATATGAAAATATTCCACGGAGGAATAGATGATGTTGTATTGCCGGAGAATGCTTTTAAATTTTATCAAAAGCTTCATCCCGTAAACCCATCAGCAGAATTGGTGATTTTCCCGAACGATAATCATAACTCCTGGGATTCTGCCTATTCAGATCCTAAGCTATATGAGTGGATGCTTTCAAAAAAGAAATAA
- a CDS encoding DUF493 family protein — translation MDILQGNQHASPEDFYKSLKEKLEGHHDFPEDYLFKFIIPTDQSKLTEIYKVFDNIKFTLGNRESKNGKYTACNINAFVLDADQVVHIYKEVAKIEGVILL, via the coding sequence ATGGATATATTACAAGGAAATCAACACGCAAGTCCTGAAGATTTTTATAAGTCTTTAAAGGAAAAACTGGAAGGTCATCATGATTTTCCAGAGGATTATTTATTTAAATTTATTATTCCTACAGACCAATCAAAACTTACTGAAATTTACAAAGTTTTTGATAACATCAAATTTACATTAGGAAACCGCGAAAGCAAAAATGGAAAATACACTGCCTGCAACATCAATGCATTTGTTTTGGATGCGGATCAGGTTGTGCATATTTATAAAGAAGTAGCAAAAATAGAAGGCGTTATTCTATTGTAA
- a CDS encoding glucoamylase family protein: protein MKRTLLSMGVTSLLFAYSCKNTQISKQEMTPDKTISNSITDEQLMDKVQKDALKYFWDYAEPNSFLGRERYHEDGIYPDNDKHVITTGGSGFGLATILVGVERGFIPREEAVKRLSHIMSFLAKADRYKGAWSHWINGETGKTVPFGKKDNGGDLVETAFLTSGILMVREYFKNGNRDEKFLAAKCDMLWREINWNWYTKGGEKVLYWHWSPEYQWEMNFPLEGYNECLITYILAASSPTYSIDAETYYKGWTRNGTYLTDKTKYGLPLYVKHNYAEEYGGPLFWSQYSYIGLDPTGLSDKLVKNYFDINKNQSLIDYKYCVENPKQWKGYGKNYWGLTAGYTRNQDGTTGYTAHMPTNDNGVITPTAALSSFPYTPKESMDFLRFMYTKKPQFIGTAGPYDATSIHYNNWFTPRYLAIDQGTIAPMIENYRTGFLWRLFMNAPEIQQGLKKLSFQSARYGIK, encoded by the coding sequence ATGAAAAGGACTCTGCTTTCAATGGGTGTAACCTCTTTACTCTTTGCGTATTCATGCAAAAACACTCAGATTTCCAAACAGGAAATGACCCCGGATAAAACGATTAGCAACAGCATTACCGATGAACAGCTCATGGATAAGGTTCAAAAAGATGCCCTGAAATATTTCTGGGACTATGCCGAACCCAATTCCTTTCTGGGAAGAGAACGTTATCATGAAGACGGTATTTATCCGGATAACGATAAACATGTAATTACTACCGGTGGTTCCGGGTTTGGATTAGCAACGATATTGGTTGGCGTTGAGAGAGGGTTTATTCCAAGAGAAGAAGCCGTAAAAAGACTTTCTCATATTATGAGTTTCCTGGCAAAGGCTGATCGCTATAAAGGAGCCTGGTCACATTGGATTAATGGTGAAACTGGAAAAACAGTTCCTTTTGGTAAAAAAGATAATGGTGGGGACCTTGTAGAAACTGCATTCCTTACTTCAGGAATTCTGATGGTTCGTGAATATTTCAAAAACGGAAACAGAGACGAAAAGTTTTTAGCTGCAAAATGCGACATGCTCTGGAGAGAAATAAATTGGAACTGGTACACAAAAGGAGGTGAAAAAGTCCTATACTGGCACTGGTCACCGGAATATCAATGGGAAATGAACTTTCCGTTGGAAGGATATAATGAATGCCTGATTACCTATATTTTAGCAGCTTCATCTCCAACCTATTCCATCGATGCTGAAACGTATTATAAAGGATGGACGAGAAACGGGACTTATCTTACAGACAAAACAAAATACGGGTTGCCGCTTTATGTAAAACACAACTACGCAGAAGAATACGGTGGACCTCTTTTCTGGTCTCAATATTCCTACATCGGGCTTGATCCTACAGGATTATCCGATAAGTTGGTGAAAAATTATTTTGATATCAATAAAAACCAATCGCTTATCGATTATAAATATTGTGTCGAAAATCCAAAACAATGGAAAGGTTATGGTAAAAATTATTGGGGGCTGACAGCCGGATATACCCGAAATCAGGACGGAACCACAGGATATACCGCTCACATGCCTACCAATGACAACGGAGTGATAACACCGACTGCCGCCTTAAGCAGCTTTCCGTATACTCCAAAAGAATCAATGGATTTTCTGAGATTTATGTATACAAAAAAGCCCCAATTCATTGGGACTGCAGGACCTTACGATGCTACCTCCATCCATTATAATAATTGGTTTACTCCAAGATACCTGGCAATCGATCAGGGAACTATTGCTCCCATGATTGAAAACTACCGAACAGGATTTCTCTGGAGGTTATTTATGAATGCTCCGGAGATTCAGCAAGGATTAAAAAAACTGAGTTTCCAATCTGCAAGATATGGGATAAAGTAA
- a CDS encoding ArsC/Spx/MgsR family protein — translation MLVKVLHNGNCSKSNAVLEYLDENGVSFEIINIVDDPLSILEIKTVLKKLNQSVFHIIRKTDKLYTENYADKNYSEEEWIKILSENPSLIQRPIIVKGSVAMLGRPIENVKFFIEK, via the coding sequence ATGCTAGTTAAAGTTTTACATAACGGAAACTGTTCAAAGTCAAATGCTGTATTAGAGTATCTTGATGAAAACGGAGTATCTTTTGAGATCATCAACATCGTTGACGATCCGTTAAGTATTCTGGAAATTAAAACAGTGTTGAAGAAGCTTAATCAAAGTGTTTTCCATATCATTCGCAAGACCGATAAACTGTATACAGAAAATTATGCGGATAAAAACTATTCCGAAGAAGAATGGATAAAGATTTTATCTGAAAATCCATCGCTGATACAGAGGCCTATCATTGTAAAAGGCTCAGTAGCGATGCTGGGAAGACCTATTGAAAATGTAAAGTTCTTTATTGAAAAATAA
- a CDS encoding RagB/SusD family nutrient uptake outer membrane protein encodes MNKKYIIAAAFLILGAVNQSCSNDFIDVSPTEAIPESALGEIYNNDEGANSLVTAIYAKFLDWNMSTFAWIGVTSIVSDDADKGSSASDSGSDKDILDALNFTAATPSFKELFASNYQGINRCNQALKYLPLLDKASPDLRKRLEGEAKFLRAFMYFTLVRSFGGVPLVDHISVTGVEADKIMALTRRSKEDIYAFIEKDLKEAAEVLPTKTGGERATKGAAHALLAKVYLYQKKWQLAVDESNLVTGYSLTANFQDIYKVSGENNAESIFEINGSGGTGGRAIQQYSQVQGARGTTGWGWGFATPTQGLYDAYSAGDTRRDATIIHRDMTLYDGYYVGPNTDNKFYNYKAYSSNYRDQASTDVNIRYLRYAEVLLIKAEAMNELGQTSSAIPFLNQVRQRAGIGGTTASSQADVRTAIWKERRLELAFEHDRWFDLVRTGQAAAAMAADGGKVFKVGTHELFPLPQDFIMEAGGLSQQNPGY; translated from the coding sequence ATGAATAAGAAATATATCATAGCAGCTGCATTCCTGATTTTAGGTGCTGTAAACCAAAGCTGTAGTAATGACTTTATTGATGTGTCACCTACGGAAGCAATTCCAGAATCGGCACTTGGTGAAATATATAATAACGATGAAGGTGCCAATAGTTTAGTAACAGCTATCTATGCTAAATTTTTAGATTGGAATATGAGTACATTTGCCTGGATTGGCGTAACATCCATTGTTTCGGATGATGCTGATAAAGGTTCCAGTGCAAGTGATTCCGGTTCAGATAAAGATATCCTGGATGCTCTGAATTTTACAGCAGCAACTCCATCATTTAAAGAATTATTTGCTTCCAATTATCAGGGGATCAACAGATGTAACCAGGCATTGAAATATCTTCCTTTGTTGGATAAAGCAAGTCCGGATTTACGTAAAAGACTGGAAGGTGAAGCTAAATTTTTAAGAGCATTCATGTACTTTACGCTTGTAAGGTCTTTTGGAGGAGTTCCTTTAGTAGACCATATTTCAGTAACAGGAGTTGAAGCTGATAAAATCATGGCACTTACAAGAAGATCAAAAGAAGATATTTACGCTTTCATCGAAAAAGATCTTAAAGAAGCTGCAGAAGTTCTGCCAACAAAAACCGGAGGAGAAAGAGCAACAAAAGGTGCTGCACATGCTCTTTTGGCTAAGGTTTATCTTTATCAGAAAAAGTGGCAGTTAGCAGTAGACGAATCTAATTTGGTTACAGGATATTCACTTACAGCTAATTTCCAGGATATTTATAAAGTTTCCGGAGAAAATAATGCTGAATCTATCTTTGAAATCAATGGTTCTGGGGGAACCGGAGGAAGAGCTATTCAGCAATACAGTCAGGTACAAGGCGCAAGAGGTACTACCGGATGGGGATGGGGATTTGCAACTCCTACGCAAGGATTATATGATGCCTATTCAGCTGGTGATACAAGAAGAGATGCTACAATCATCCATAGAGATATGACTTTGTACGATGGTTATTATGTAGGTCCAAATACAGATAATAAATTCTACAACTATAAAGCCTATTCATCAAATTACAGAGATCAGGCTTCAACAGATGTAAATATCCGTTATCTGAGATATGCGGAAGTTTTATTAATCAAAGCTGAAGCAATGAACGAACTGGGTCAGACTTCTTCAGCTATTCCTTTCCTGAATCAGGTAAGACAAAGAGCTGGGATTGGAGGTACTACGGCAAGCTCACAAGCAGATGTAAGAACAGCAATCTGGAAAGAAAGAAGATTGGAACTTGCATTTGAGCATGACAGATGGTTTGATTTGGTGAGAACAGGTCAGGCGGCAGCTGCCATGGCTGCAGATGGCGGAAAAGTATTCAAGGTTGGAACCCATGAATTATTCCCACTTCCTCAAGACTTTATCATGGAAGCCGGAGGATTGTCTCAACAAAACCCTGGTTATTAA
- a CDS encoding glutaminyl-peptide cyclotransferase, producing MKKNIIAGFAAILLLASCNKDKEILNTLNTYNNSMESKGYHFGDKLQLPKEVTENAESVTISFGDKETTDLTIDPKFFTLGDNAVTFNIKTKGGEVLNQDATINVFAKNPEKNIAYQIVAEYPHDPKNFVQGFQIEGNTIYESDGQNGSSQILKYTLGTTTPLASTKQAPEDFSEGSTIVGDKVYQLTWQSKKGYIYDKSSLKLLSEFAYPNVLGEGWGLTYDGKSLIASDGSKLLYFLDVNDPSKLIKYIAVAGSSQAYDQLNELEYHNGFIYANVWQKPVILKINPANGEVVGTFDFTDIAKQNTKGSDDVLNGIAFKGDNMLVTGKNWSKIYEVQIK from the coding sequence ATGAAAAAAAATATCATAGCGGGGTTCGCAGCAATTTTACTATTGGCATCATGTAATAAGGATAAAGAGATTCTTAATACACTGAATACTTATAATAATTCAATGGAATCAAAAGGATATCACTTCGGAGATAAACTTCAGCTTCCCAAAGAGGTAACGGAAAATGCAGAAAGTGTAACCATCAGTTTTGGAGATAAAGAAACTACAGATTTAACCATCGATCCCAAATTTTTTACATTGGGAGATAATGCGGTTACTTTTAATATCAAAACAAAAGGAGGCGAAGTACTGAATCAGGATGCAACGATCAATGTATTTGCAAAAAATCCTGAAAAAAATATCGCTTATCAGATTGTTGCAGAATATCCCCACGATCCTAAAAACTTTGTACAGGGATTTCAGATAGAAGGCAATACGATTTATGAAAGTGATGGTCAGAACGGATCTTCTCAGATATTGAAATATACATTGGGAACAACCACTCCGCTTGCCTCTACCAAACAGGCTCCTGAAGATTTTTCAGAAGGAAGTACTATCGTTGGCGACAAAGTATACCAGTTGACGTGGCAAAGCAAAAAAGGATACATCTATGATAAAAGTTCTCTGAAACTTCTTTCTGAATTTGCTTATCCGAATGTATTGGGAGAAGGTTGGGGATTAACCTATGACGGGAAAAGTCTGATCGCATCAGATGGAAGTAAATTGTTATATTTCCTTGATGTAAATGACCCTTCAAAATTAATCAAGTATATTGCAGTAGCAGGAAGTTCTCAGGCATATGACCAATTAAATGAATTGGAATATCACAATGGTTTCATCTATGCCAACGTATGGCAAAAGCCGGTTATTCTTAAGATTAATCCTGCGAACGGTGAAGTGGTGGGAACATTTGATTTTACTGATATTGCCAAGCAGAATACCAAAGGAAGTGATGATGTGTTAAACGGAATTGCTTTCAAAGGAGATAATATGCTGGTGACGGGTAAAAACTGGTCAAAGATTTATGAAGTGCAGATCAAATAA
- a CDS encoding deoxynucleoside kinase: MHIAVTGNIGAGKTTLTTMLSKHYGWDAQFEDVDHNPYLEDFYSDMSKWSFALQVYFLGSRFRQVKEIRESGKNIIQDRTIYEDAHIFAENLNDMNLLSDRDFNNYSSVFDLMKTFVSAPDLLIYLKSDVPNLVKKIYKRGREYEASISIEYLSKLNQKYEKWISNYTEGKLLIIEVDDLDFVEKPEDFGLILEKIEAELHGLF, from the coding sequence ATGCATATTGCGGTTACAGGAAACATTGGAGCAGGAAAAACAACTTTAACGACGATGCTTTCCAAGCATTACGGATGGGATGCACAATTTGAAGACGTAGATCACAATCCTTATCTGGAGGACTTTTATTCAGACATGAGCAAGTGGAGTTTTGCCCTGCAGGTATATTTCCTGGGAAGTAGATTCCGTCAGGTAAAAGAGATCAGAGAAAGTGGTAAAAATATTATTCAGGATCGTACTATTTATGAAGATGCCCATATTTTTGCTGAAAACCTTAATGATATGAATCTTCTTTCGGACAGGGATTTCAACAATTATTCGTCAGTTTTTGACCTGATGAAAACTTTTGTATCAGCACCCGATCTATTGATTTATCTGAAATCGGATGTTCCTAATCTTGTTAAGAAAATCTACAAAAGAGGACGTGAGTATGAAGCATCAATCAGTATTGAATACCTTTCAAAACTGAACCAGAAATATGAGAAATGGATTTCGAACTATACAGAAGGAAAACTATTGATTATTGAAGTGGATGACCTGGATTTTGTAGAGAAACCGGAAGATTTTGGTTTAATTCTGGAAAAGATCGAAGCTGAACTGCACGGTTTGTTTTAA
- a CDS encoding SusC/RagA family TonB-linked outer membrane protein: protein MKQSNLKYSCLIAVLYFGMNVNAQVTSDSAKVQKIDEVVMIGYGSRKKVDNTTSISSISAEEVTRTKVLNASQAIQGKAAGVQVTASDAPGSTPTVMIRGLGTVLGGRTPLYVVDGMFTDNINNINSNDILTYDILKDAAALAIYGNRAANGVIIITTKSGKGKLSVSYDGLVGFRTPLKTIKMANASEFVNYNNAGSKSDFISPNQPYNTDWFKEITRTGVYNQHNLSISGSSEAAKYFLSLGNYDEQSILNGTNYNRTTVRTNNEFRITKGIRLAQTLSATFTNDTPKSFGAFTNAYKQASVVPVYYPNGKYGQPIINKATGELGYEGGRFNNVANPVMQMAYDNQRAKNFLLQGGLKLDIDIIKDLKFTSQFSGEYGNYKYYNFVNSRALWLDSDPMRTEAQYSATSPKTRLTNKSQNYYNWLINNYLTYTKKVGDHDIELVAGTEASVKSGLETTVINRKNVPVSPDYWNLSGVDYYGDLFSEGDTKAIESIQGNRNTTISYFGRFQYKFMNRYLLSGTIRRDGSSQFAAGQRWGTFPSFGAGWIISQENFMQDGFFDMLKLRGGWGKIGNQTVPLNYLPLSLGSSYNYGYGNPSVSNGVTVNKGYDPDLGWEVTEESSLGLDFGILNNRLTGTFDVYNRKTKNLILGVVPYMSTGISELNYSHMGSVVNKGFEVSLNWADKVGQDFSYSIGANYSYNKNTLASMDTSKPVSQIVGGNLGNGIDTKLFNASAVGYALGSFYLYEADGYNEKGELKFKDLNGDGVIDAKDKSFLGSYIPKSTLGVNVSMSYKNWDFALNGYGSFGFKVYNGKKAQRNGGENVEASVANNFWTPNNTNAANPVNPANIPVASTFYLEDGDFFRINNISVGYTFKNVTDYMKSIKLYVSAINPFVFQKYSGYSSELSGYNPTDTTTEGDPYKRAGIELDAYPTLRSFVFGVNLNF, encoded by the coding sequence ATGAAACAAAGTAATTTAAAGTATTCTTGTCTCATCGCCGTGTTATATTTCGGCATGAACGTGAATGCGCAGGTTACATCAGACTCTGCCAAAGTTCAGAAAATTGACGAAGTGGTCATGATCGGGTACGGGAGTCGTAAGAAAGTAGATAATACTACTTCGATAAGCTCTATCAGTGCGGAGGAAGTTACCAGAACTAAGGTATTAAACGCTTCACAAGCTATTCAGGGTAAAGCAGCGGGGGTACAGGTAACTGCATCAGATGCGCCCGGTTCAACACCAACTGTTATGATCAGGGGGCTTGGGACTGTTTTAGGAGGAAGAACACCACTCTATGTTGTTGATGGAATGTTTACTGATAACATTAATAATATCAATTCCAACGATATTCTTACGTATGATATCCTAAAGGACGCTGCTGCTTTAGCGATTTATGGTAACAGAGCTGCCAACGGAGTTATCATCATTACAACAAAATCAGGAAAGGGAAAATTAAGTGTTTCCTATGATGGTCTGGTAGGATTCAGAACTCCGTTAAAGACGATCAAAATGGCTAATGCTTCGGAATTTGTAAATTATAATAATGCAGGTTCTAAAAGCGATTTTATAAGTCCTAATCAACCCTATAACACAGATTGGTTCAAAGAAATAACAAGGACAGGGGTTTATAATCAACACAACCTTTCCATTTCCGGTTCTTCAGAAGCTGCAAAATACTTTTTAAGCTTAGGGAATTATGATGAGCAATCTATTCTGAACGGAACCAACTACAACAGAACTACCGTTAGAACAAATAACGAGTTCAGAATTACTAAGGGAATCAGATTAGCTCAAACGTTAAGTGCTACGTTTACAAATGATACCCCTAAATCATTCGGAGCATTTACCAACGCTTATAAGCAGGCTTCAGTAGTTCCGGTATATTACCCGAATGGAAAATATGGACAGCCTATTATTAATAAAGCTACCGGTGAACTGGGTTATGAGGGAGGAAGGTTTAATAATGTGGCAAATCCTGTAATGCAAATGGCCTATGACAATCAAAGAGCTAAAAACTTCTTATTGCAGGGCGGATTGAAGCTGGATATTGATATTATTAAAGATTTAAAGTTTACTTCTCAGTTTAGCGGCGAATATGGTAACTATAAATATTATAATTTCGTAAATTCAAGAGCTCTCTGGCTGGATAGTGATCCAATGAGAACGGAGGCTCAATACTCAGCAACATCTCCAAAAACAAGATTAACCAATAAGAGTCAGAATTACTATAATTGGTTAATTAATAATTATCTTACCTACACCAAGAAAGTAGGAGATCATGATATTGAATTGGTGGCAGGTACGGAAGCATCCGTAAAAAGTGGTCTTGAGACAACAGTTATCAATAGAAAAAATGTTCCTGTTTCACCGGATTACTGGAACCTTAGCGGAGTTGATTATTATGGAGACTTGTTCAGCGAGGGCGATACAAAAGCTATTGAATCCATACAAGGAAACAGAAATACAACCATTTCATATTTCGGAAGATTTCAGTACAAATTTATGAATCGTTACCTGTTAAGCGGAACAATCAGAAGGGATGGTTCTTCTCAGTTTGCAGCGGGTCAAAGATGGGGAACATTCCCATCATTCGGTGCAGGTTGGATTATTTCTCAGGAGAACTTCATGCAGGACGGATTCTTTGATATGTTGAAGTTAAGAGGAGGATGGGGTAAGATTGGTAATCAAACTGTACCTCTGAACTATTTACCACTTTCGCTTGGATCATCTTACAATTATGGATATGGAAACCCTTCTGTAAGTAATGGAGTCACTGTAAACAAAGGATATGATCCGGACTTAGGTTGGGAAGTGACAGAGGAATCTTCCTTAGGACTTGATTTTGGAATCCTGAATAATAGATTAACCGGTACTTTTGATGTTTACAACAGAAAGACCAAAAACCTTATTTTAGGTGTAGTGCCGTACATGTCAACGGGAATTTCCGAGCTGAACTATTCTCACATGGGAAGTGTTGTGAACAAAGGTTTTGAAGTAAGTTTAAATTGGGCAGATAAAGTAGGACAGGATTTTTCATATTCCATTGGTGCTAATTATTCATATAACAAGAATACACTTGCCAGTATGGATACCTCTAAACCTGTTTCCCAAATCGTAGGAGGAAACCTGGGCAACGGAATAGATACTAAACTTTTCAACGCTTCTGCAGTAGGATATGCATTAGGTAGTTTCTACTTATATGAGGCTGATGGTTATAATGAAAAAGGAGAATTGAAGTTTAAAGATTTAAATGGTGATGGAGTTATAGATGCTAAAGACAAAAGCTTTTTAGGTTCTTACATTCCGAAATCAACTTTAGGTGTCAACGTTTCTATGTCATACAAAAACTGGGATTTTGCACTTAATGGATACGGATCTTTCGGATTTAAAGTATATAATGGTAAGAAGGCTCAAAGAAACGGTGGTGAAAATGTAGAGGCTTCCGTGGCCAATAATTTCTGGACACCCAACAACACAAATGCTGCAAACCCCGTAAACCCCGCAAATATTCCGGTGGCGTCGACATTCTATCTTGAAGACGGGGATTTCTTCAGAATTAATAACATTTCAGTAGGATACACATTTAAAAATGTAACCGACTACATGAAATCAATTAAACTGTATGTAAGTGCAATTAATCCTTTTGTATTCCAGAAATATTCAGGATACTCTTCGGAATTATCAGGTTATAATCCTACAGATACTACAACGGAAGGAGATCCGTATAAAAGAGCAGGTATTGAATTGGATGCATACCCTACCTTAAGATCTTTTGTATTTGGTGTTAATCTAAACTTTTAA
- a CDS encoding DUF4197 family protein, with translation MKKYIIAAALIIGTGAVITTTVQSCTTLATSDMGLSIIKRILLNGIDKGVGIYTSKEAFLQNNMVDKALPKELRDINSMLEKVAPSLVAKERDFIAQAAAYTVNTSKPILQGAVNSLNAQDVSRIIQGTTATQILKEKTSQQLISAIAPKVDEKLNEYGIVKTINTALSGSNFLGSLLGGNNNTVNAGGLSQLASEQLVNGLFNIIEDYEHQNSKSLLGPFGK, from the coding sequence ATGAAAAAATATATCATTGCAGCCGCTCTTATTATCGGAACCGGTGCAGTTATCACAACTACTGTGCAGTCTTGTACAACGCTGGCTACTTCTGATATGGGGCTTTCTATTATTAAAAGAATCCTACTCAACGGAATTGATAAAGGAGTGGGCATTTATACAAGTAAAGAAGCATTTCTTCAGAACAATATGGTAGACAAAGCCCTGCCAAAGGAACTCAGAGATATTAATTCTATGCTGGAAAAAGTGGCTCCTTCCCTGGTTGCCAAGGAAAGAGATTTCATTGCTCAGGCAGCAGCGTATACAGTGAACACCTCAAAGCCTATACTTCAGGGTGCGGTCAACAGCCTGAACGCACAAGATGTTTCAAGAATCATTCAGGGTACAACTGCTACACAAATTCTGAAAGAAAAAACTTCCCAACAACTTATTTCTGCCATTGCACCAAAAGTAGATGAGAAGCTCAATGAATATGGAATCGTTAAAACCATTAATACAGCTTTATCAGGAAGCAATTTTCTGGGAAGTCTTTTAGGAGGAAATAATAATACGGTAAATGCAGGTGGATTAAGCCAACTGGCTTCTGAACAACTGGTTAACGGACTGTTCAATATTATCGAAGATTACGAGCATCAGAACTCCAAATCCCTGTTGGGGCCATTTGGAAAATAG
- a CDS encoding glutaminyl-peptide cyclotransferase, translated as MTQNIKILSFAAALLLVSCHNNEKMLDSLADYNNSKEKKGYHFGDQLELPKEVTDNAESITITLDDKETSSLTIDPKFFTLGDNKVVFTIKTKGREVLNQDATINVFTKNSEQNIPYNIVADYPHDPKNFVEGFLIEGNTIYESDGLLNTSQLIKYTLGSSTPEIIKKQPADIFSEGCAIVGDKIYQLTYRNKIGFIYDKKTLNEISKFPLANAIGEGWGLTYDGKNLVATDGSKNLYFLDVNDPSKVVKTVAVAGNTQTYDQLNEVEYHSGFIYANVWQKPIVLKINPVTGEAVGVFDFKDIVKENNKGSDDVLNGIAFKGDNMLVTGKNWSKIYEVQIK; from the coding sequence ATAACACAAAATATCAAAATACTAAGTTTTGCAGCAGCTCTTTTGCTGGTGTCTTGTCATAATAATGAAAAAATGCTTGATTCATTGGCGGACTATAATAATTCAAAAGAGAAAAAAGGGTATCATTTCGGCGATCAGCTTGAGCTTCCAAAAGAAGTCACAGATAATGCAGAATCCATTACCATTACTCTTGATGATAAAGAAACTTCCAGCTTAACGATTGATCCTAAGTTTTTCACGCTGGGAGATAATAAAGTGGTATTTACCATTAAAACCAAAGGCAGAGAAGTTCTGAATCAGGATGCGACAATTAATGTTTTTACCAAAAATTCTGAGCAGAATATTCCGTACAACATTGTTGCAGATTATCCTCATGACCCTAAGAACTTTGTTGAAGGATTTCTGATCGAAGGCAATACAATTTATGAAAGTGATGGATTGCTGAATACTTCTCAGCTTATAAAATATACTTTAGGCTCATCAACCCCTGAAATCATCAAAAAACAACCTGCAGATATTTTTTCTGAAGGATGTGCCATCGTGGGAGATAAAATCTACCAGTTGACCTATCGTAATAAAATTGGTTTTATTTATGATAAAAAGACACTGAATGAGATTTCAAAATTCCCTCTGGCAAATGCTATCGGAGAAGGTTGGGGATTAACCTATGATGGGAAAAATCTTGTCGCCACAGACGGTTCTAAGAATCTCTATTTTTTGGATGTAAATGATCCTTCAAAAGTGGTGAAAACGGTTGCTGTGGCAGGAAATACACAAACCTATGACCAATTAAATGAAGTGGAATACCACAGTGGCTTTATCTATGCCAACGTCTGGCAGAAGCCGATTGTCTTAAAGATCAATCCCGTTACAGGCGAAGCTGTGGGAGTATTTGACTTTAAAGATATTGTAAAAGAAAATAACAAGGGAAGTGATGATGTGTTAAACGGAATTGCTTTCAAAGGAGATAATATGCTGGTGACGGGTAAAAACTGGTCAAAGATTTATGAAGTGCAGATCAAATAA